In Saccopteryx leptura isolate mSacLep1 chromosome 11, mSacLep1_pri_phased_curated, whole genome shotgun sequence, the following proteins share a genomic window:
- the FAM210A gene encoding protein FAM210A, translating to MQWNVSRTVFQLAHRTYVEPHKAALFGHCQYVKGPLLLYEAESRVVLVQGPQKQWLHLPAAQCTAKERKPCSASSLQRGALHQKLGEQHTFSSRVLSSSATSPGAPSEKKEEPDPLQDKSISLYQRFKKTFRQYGKVLIPVHLITSGVWFGTFYYAAIKGVNVIPFLELIGLPDSIVDILKNSQSGNALTAYALFKIATPARYTVTLAGTSFTVKYLRSHGYMSTPPPVKEYLQDKMEETKELLTEKMEETKDRLTEKLQETKEKVSLKKKVE from the exons ATGCAATGGAATGTATCAAGGACTGTATTCCAACTGGCACATAGGACGTATGTGGAGCCACATAAAGCTGCTCTTTTTGGACACTGTCAGTATGTAAAGGGACCATTACTTTTGTATGAAGCTGAATCCAGAGTGGTTTTGGTACAGGGCCCTCAGAAACAGTGGCTGCACTTACCTGCTGCCCAGTGCACGGCAAAGGAAAGGAAGCCATGCAGTGCTTCCTCACTCCAGCGGGGGGCCCTTCATCAGAAACTGGGGGAGCAACACACTTTCTCCAGCAGGGTTCTGTCCTCCAGCGCCACATCTCCGGGAGCGCcttcagaaaaaaaggaagaacctGATCCTTTACAAGACAAATCTATTAGTCTTTATCAAcgatttaagaaaacatttagacAATATGGAAAAGTTTTGATTCCAGTGCATCTAATAACTTCTGGTGTTTGGTTTGGAACATTTTATTATGCAGCCATAAA AGGAGTGAATGTCATTCCTTTTCTAGAACTGATTGGGTTACCTGACAGCATAGTAGACATTCTGAAAAATTCCCAGAGTGGAAATGCACTAACAGCATATGCCTTGTttaag ATTGCAACACCTGCCCGATACACTGTGACTTTGGCGGGAACCTCCTTCACTGTGAAGTATTTGCGGAGTCATGGCTACATGTCAACACCGCCTCCGGTGAAGGAGTATCTGCAGGACAAGATGGAAGAAACAAAAGAGCTTCTcacagagaaaatggaagaaacGAAAGACAGACTCACTGAAAAATTAcaagaaaccaaagaaaaagtttctttaaaaaaaaaagtggaatag